Proteins found in one Zea mays cultivar B73 chromosome 1, Zm-B73-REFERENCE-NAM-5.0, whole genome shotgun sequence genomic segment:
- the LOC100281981 gene encoding Splicing factor 3B subunit 6-like protein — MAAAGLRKGNARLPPEVNRVLYVRNLPFNISSEEMYDIFGKYGAIRQIRLGNAKDTRGTAYVVYEDIYDAKNAVDHLSGFNVANRYLIVLYYQPAKMSKKSDVKKKEDEITRLQEKYGIGSKTPGPGSTD, encoded by the coding sequence ATGGCAGCGGCGGGCCTGCGGAAGGGGAACGCGCGCCTCCCACCCGAGGTGAACCGGGTGCTGTACGTGCGGAATCTGCCGTTCAACATCTCGAGCGAGGAGATGTACGACATCTTCGGCAAGTACGGCGCGATTCGGCAGATCCGGCTGGGCAACGCCAAGGACACGCGCGGCACCGCCTACGTCGTCTACGAGGACATATACGACGCCAAGAACGCCGTCGACCACCTCTCCGGCTTCAACGTCGCCAACCGCTATCTCATCGTGCTCTACTACCAGCCCGCCAAGATGTCCAAGAAGTCGGATGTCAAGAAGAAGGAGGACGAGATCACTAGGCTCCAGGAGAAGTACGGAATAGGGTCCAAGACGCCCGGCCCTGGCTCCACCGACTGA